From the Pleurocapsa sp. PCC 7319 genome, one window contains:
- a CDS encoding transposase produces MDPLFDDVAEWKLIQTHWQDLMRVVLSIKAGKLLPSTVLRKLGSYSRKNRLYQAFRALGKVIRTMYLLRFISDRALRREVNACTNIVESYHHFLDWLFFGKDGVITDNDPVEQEKRLKYLDLVASAVILQNTVDMTGVIRSLSAEGFKINRRMLATMSPYTNRNLKRYGDYVVDLKNIPQPFEGAINLPVDIFESQSE; encoded by the coding sequence ATTGACCCTTTATTCGATGATGTGGCGGAATGGAAGTTAATCCAGACCCACTGGCAAGATCTAATGCGGGTGGTACTGTCGATTAAAGCGGGAAAACTTTTACCTTCAACTGTTTTAAGGAAGTTGGGTAGTTATAGTCGGAAGAACAGGTTGTATCAGGCTTTTCGAGCTTTAGGTAAAGTTATACGTACTATGTATCTGCTGCGATTTATTTCCGATCGCGCTTTGCGTCGAGAGGTTAATGCCTGTACTAATATCGTTGAGAGCTATCATCATTTCTTGGACTGGCTGTTCTTTGGCAAAGATGGCGTAATTACAGACAATGACCCCGTAGAACAAGAAAAGCGGTTGAAGTATTTAGATTTGGTGGCTAGTGCGGTAATTCTCCAGAATACGGTAGATATGACTGGTGTAATTCGTTCTTTGAGTGCAGAGGGATTTAAGATTAATCGTCGGATGTTGGCAACTATGAGTCCTTATACCAACCGCAATCTCAAACGGTACGGGGATTACGTGGTGGATTTGAAGAACATTCCCCAACCATTTGAGGGGGCGATTAACCTGCCAGTAGATATTTTTGAAAGTCAGTCAGAGTAA